The Ananas comosus cultivar F153 linkage group 2, ASM154086v1, whole genome shotgun sequence genome contains a region encoding:
- the LOC109723183 gene encoding bet1-like protein At4g14600, translated as MAYPSYGSGPFRSREGLTARPAASSEEIQLRIDPMHGDLDEEIDGLHRKIRQLKGVAQEIESEAKYQNDFLAQLQMTLIKAQAGVKNNMRRLNKSIIQQGSNHVAYVILFALMCFFVVYLLSKFSRR; from the exons ATGGCGTATCCGTCCTACGGCTCCGGCCCTTTTCGATCCAG GGAAGGGCTCACGGCGAGGCCAGCGGCGAGCTCGGAGGAGATCCAGTTGCGGATCGACCCGATGCACGGCGATTTGGACGAGGAGATCGACGGGCTCCATCGGAAGATTCGGCAACTGAAAGgc GTAGCTCAAGAGATAGAGTCTGAAGCAAAGTACCAGAATGATTTTCTAGCTCAACTG CAAATGACGCTTATAAAAGCCCAGGCAGGGGTGAAGAACAACATGAGAAGGCTGAATAAGAGCATCATCCAGCAGGGCTCCAATCATGTCGCTTATGTCATCCTCTTTGCGCTGATGTGCTTCTTTGTAGTCTATCTCCTGTCGAAATTCTCAAGAAGATGA
- the LOC109705502 gene encoding serine/threonine-protein kinase PEPKR2 isoform X2, with translation MESIRRKRKGTKSSCSFVGSHLSDDGGAGDLDRRSKKKCRESKPKPRSEMIGSGGRVGAATGAAAGIVMTAPPSGGSCPDTPGRGLKRKLGCIESATRIGRKKKLEHEYALGREIGQGKFGSVRICKNKATGEEFACKTLLKNGEETVHREVEIMQHLSGHPGIVTLKAAFEDSECFHLVMELCPGGRLLDQMIGEGRYSERRAAHVLMEVMLVIKYCHNMGVVHRDIKPENILLTNNGKLKLADFGLAVRVTNGQKLSGIAGSPAYVAPEVLSGDYSEKVDIWGAGVLLHALLVGALPFQGGSLEAVFESIKNVELDFHSGMWDSVSELARDLISRMLTRDVSSRITASEVLRHPWILFYTECPLKAVPNTRLRVTNRTLAPRRIEWEKIRAEIDSSLSETSSQKSDEQDECGFVDALAAAISRVRISEPKRTRLCGPAIPIQQECSSNLKANLCTAF, from the exons ATGGAGTCGAttaggaggaagaggaaggggaCGAAGTCGTCTTGTTCCTTCGTTGGATCGCACTTGTCCGATGATGGCGGCGCCGGCGATCTCGATCGGCGGAGCAAGAAGAAGTGCAGGGAGTCGAAGCCGAAGCCCCGATCTGAGATGATCGGATCTGGCGGCCGGGTCGGCGCCGCCACCGGCGCCGCCGCGGGCATCGTCATGACCGCGCCTCCCTCCGGCGGATCGTGTCCCGATACCCCCGGGCGCGGCCTCAAACGGAAGCTCGGGTGCATCGAGTCGGCGACGCGGATCGGGCGGAAGAAGAAGCTGGAGCACGAGTACGCGCTGGGCCGCGAGATCGGCCAGGGGAAGTTCGGCTCGGTGCGGATCTGCAAGAACAAGGCCACCGGCGAGGAGTTCGCGTGCAAAACGCTGCTCAAGAACGGCGAGGAGACGGTCCACCGGGAGGTGGAGATCATGCAACACCTCTCGGGGCATCCGGGCATTGTGACCCTCAAGGCGGCGTTCGAGGATTCGGAGTGTTTTCATCTTGTAATGGAGTTGTGTCCCGGCGGAAGGCTCTTAGATCAGATGATTGGCGAGGGGAGGTACTCGGAACGGCGTGCCGCACACGTGCTAATGGAGGTGATGTTGGTCATCAAGTATTGCCATAATATGGGGGTTGTCCACCGCGACATTAAGCCCGAGAACATCCTCCTTACAAACAATGGGAAGCTGAAGCTCGCTGACTTTGGATTGGCCGTGCGAGTTACCAATG GTCAGAAATTGTCTGGCATTGCCGGAAGCCCAGCCTATGTTGCCCCAGAAGTTCTTTCGGGTGATTACTCAGAGAAAGTAGACATATGGGGTGCCGGTGTACTCCTCCATGCTCTCTTAGTTGGTGCACTTCCATTCCAGGGGGGCTCGCTGGAAGCTGTTTTTGAATCCATTAAGAACGTCGAGCTCGACTTCCACAGCGGCATGTGGGATTCCGTATCAGAACTTGCACGAGATCTTATCAGCCGCATGCTGACCCGCGATGTCTCCTCCAGAATAACTGCTTCTGAAGTTCTCA GGCATCCATGGATTTTGTTCTACACAGAATGCCCTCTAAAGGCAGTACCTAACACTAGATTGAGGGTAACTAACAGAACTTTAGCCCCAAGAAGAATAGAATGGGAGAAAATTAGGGCAGAGATTGACTCTTCATTATCGGAAACGTCCAGTCAGAAGTCGGATGAGCAGGACGAGTGTGGCTTTGTCGATGCCCTCGCTGCAGCAATATCGCGCGTGAGGATTTCCGAGCCGAAAAGGACTAGGCTTTGCGGCCCCGCTATTCCCATCCAACAGGAGTGCTCTTCCAACCTGAAAGCTAACCTCTGCACAGCGTTCTGA
- the LOC109705502 gene encoding serine/threonine-protein kinase PEPKR2 isoform X1: protein MESIRRKRKGTKSSCSFVGSHLSDDGGAGDLDRRSKKKCRESKPKPRSEMIGSGGRVGAATGAAAGIVMTAPPSGGSCPDTPGRGLKRKLGCIESATRIGRKKKLEHEYALGREIGQGKFGSVRICKNKATGEEFACKTLLKNGEETVHREVEIMQHLSGHPGIVTLKAAFEDSECFHLVMELCPGGRLLDQMIGEGRYSERRAAHVLMEVMLVIKYCHNMGVVHRDIKPENILLTNNGKLKLADFGLAVRVTNAGQKLSGIAGSPAYVAPEVLSGDYSEKVDIWGAGVLLHALLVGALPFQGGSLEAVFESIKNVELDFHSGMWDSVSELARDLISRMLTRDVSSRITASEVLRHPWILFYTECPLKAVPNTRLRVTNRTLAPRRIEWEKIRAEIDSSLSETSSQKSDEQDECGFVDALAAAISRVRISEPKRTRLCGPAIPIQQECSSNLKANLCTAF, encoded by the exons ATGGAGTCGAttaggaggaagaggaaggggaCGAAGTCGTCTTGTTCCTTCGTTGGATCGCACTTGTCCGATGATGGCGGCGCCGGCGATCTCGATCGGCGGAGCAAGAAGAAGTGCAGGGAGTCGAAGCCGAAGCCCCGATCTGAGATGATCGGATCTGGCGGCCGGGTCGGCGCCGCCACCGGCGCCGCCGCGGGCATCGTCATGACCGCGCCTCCCTCCGGCGGATCGTGTCCCGATACCCCCGGGCGCGGCCTCAAACGGAAGCTCGGGTGCATCGAGTCGGCGACGCGGATCGGGCGGAAGAAGAAGCTGGAGCACGAGTACGCGCTGGGCCGCGAGATCGGCCAGGGGAAGTTCGGCTCGGTGCGGATCTGCAAGAACAAGGCCACCGGCGAGGAGTTCGCGTGCAAAACGCTGCTCAAGAACGGCGAGGAGACGGTCCACCGGGAGGTGGAGATCATGCAACACCTCTCGGGGCATCCGGGCATTGTGACCCTCAAGGCGGCGTTCGAGGATTCGGAGTGTTTTCATCTTGTAATGGAGTTGTGTCCCGGCGGAAGGCTCTTAGATCAGATGATTGGCGAGGGGAGGTACTCGGAACGGCGTGCCGCACACGTGCTAATGGAGGTGATGTTGGTCATCAAGTATTGCCATAATATGGGGGTTGTCCACCGCGACATTAAGCCCGAGAACATCCTCCTTACAAACAATGGGAAGCTGAAGCTCGCTGACTTTGGATTGGCCGTGCGAGTTACCAATG CAGGTCAGAAATTGTCTGGCATTGCCGGAAGCCCAGCCTATGTTGCCCCAGAAGTTCTTTCGGGTGATTACTCAGAGAAAGTAGACATATGGGGTGCCGGTGTACTCCTCCATGCTCTCTTAGTTGGTGCACTTCCATTCCAGGGGGGCTCGCTGGAAGCTGTTTTTGAATCCATTAAGAACGTCGAGCTCGACTTCCACAGCGGCATGTGGGATTCCGTATCAGAACTTGCACGAGATCTTATCAGCCGCATGCTGACCCGCGATGTCTCCTCCAGAATAACTGCTTCTGAAGTTCTCA GGCATCCATGGATTTTGTTCTACACAGAATGCCCTCTAAAGGCAGTACCTAACACTAGATTGAGGGTAACTAACAGAACTTTAGCCCCAAGAAGAATAGAATGGGAGAAAATTAGGGCAGAGATTGACTCTTCATTATCGGAAACGTCCAGTCAGAAGTCGGATGAGCAGGACGAGTGTGGCTTTGTCGATGCCCTCGCTGCAGCAATATCGCGCGTGAGGATTTCCGAGCCGAAAAGGACTAGGCTTTGCGGCCCCGCTATTCCCATCCAACAGGAGTGCTCTTCCAACCTGAAAGCTAACCTCTGCACAGCGTTCTGA
- the LOC109724776 gene encoding purine permease 3-like (The sequence of the model RefSeq protein was modified relative to this genomic sequence to represent the inferred CDS: added 33 bases not found in genome assembly): MDIEGRENNLHHQQQQQQQHVGIMSSGLKRFLVVLNCVLMALGNTGGPLLLRLYFRRGGHRIWLSSFLETAGWPLLLVPLLAVSRTPPSVFATPRLLLPCAVLGLLTGLDDFLYAYGLAFLPVSTAAILISTHLAFTALFAFLLVRQRFTPYSLNAVALLTVGAVILGLHVSSDRPPGVSRGQYYMGFFLTLGAAALYGLVLPLVELTYRKAKRPITYTLVIEMQLVMGFFATAFCAVGMIVNKDFQTIPKEAKNYELGEARYYVVLVWSAIFWQFFFLGTVGVIFCVNTLLAGIIIAVFIPVVEVLGVIFFDERFSSEKGVALALSLWGLASYSYGEYREGKEKKEKEVALRAQSG; this comes from the exons ATGGATATTGAAGGCCGAGAAAACAACCTCCACcaccaacagcagcagcagcagcagcatgtaGGGATCATGAGCAGCGGGCTAAAGCGCTTCCTGGTCGTGCTCAACTGCGTGCTCATGGCTCTCGGCAACACCGGCGGCCCTCTCCTGCTCCGTCTTTACTTCCGCCGCGGCGGCCACCGCATTTGGCTGTCCAGCTTCCTCGAGACGGCCGGCTGGCCCCTCCTCCTCGTCCCCCTCCTCGCAGTCTCCCGCACCCCGCCCTCCGTCTTCGCAACacctcgcctcctcctcccctgcGCCGTCCTCGGCCTCCTCACGGGGCTCGACGACTTCCTCTACGCCTACGGCCTCGCCTTCCTCCCCGTCTCCACCGCCGCCATCCTCATCTCCACCCATCTCGCCTTCACCGCCCTCTTTGCCTTCCTCCTCGTCCGCCAGCGCTTCACCCCGTACTCCCTCAACGCCGTCGCCCTCCTCACTGTCGGCGCCGTCATCCTCGGCCTCCA AGGGCAGTACTACATGGGGTTCTTCCTTACGCTCGGAGCCGCAGCGCTGTACGGGTTGGTGCTTCCCCTAGTGGAGCTGACGTACCGGAAGGCAAAGCGGCCGATCACGTACACGCTGGTGATTGAGATGCAGCTGGTGATGGGGTTCTTCGCCACCGCATTTTGCGCCGTGGGGATGATCGTCAACAAGGATTTCCAG ACAATTCCAAAGGAGGCAAAGAACTACGAGCTCGGCGAGGCCCGTTACTACGTGGTGCTGGTGTGGAGCGCCATCTTCTGGCAATTCTTCTTCCTGGGCACGGTGGGAGTAATCTTCTGCGTGAACACGCTGCTCGCGGGGATCATCATCGCGGTGTTCATCCCCGTGGTCGAAGTCCTCGGTGTCATCTTCTTCGACGAGAGGTTCAGCAGCGAGAAGGGTGTGGCGCTCGCGCTCTCGCTTTGGGGCCTCGCCTCCTACTCCTACGGAGAGTATagagaaggaaaggagaagaaggaaaaggaagtgGCTCTAAGAGCTCAATCTGGTTGA
- the LOC109724785 gene encoding glutathione transferase GST 23-like, which translates to MGEKGHVKVFGMWASPIAIRVEWALKLKGVEYEYVDEDLGNKSEDLLRHNPVTKKVPVLVHDGKPLAESLVILEYIDEVWKEGYYPIMPDDPYERARVRFWAKYADDKCAPAVFPVFSTAGETQQKALHEAIESLRTLEQALEGKKFFGGATIGYLDIVVGWFAYWFPIIGEVAGVDIVNARNLPLLNAWFQRFLDNDVVKKTLPPRDKVYELNRARREMLLSAQSS; encoded by the exons ATGGGCGAGAAAGGTCACGTAAAAGTGTTTGGTATGTGGGCGAGCCCAATTGCGATAAGGGTGGAGTGGGCGCTTAAACTCAAGGGAGTGGAGTATGAGTATGTGGACGAGGACTTAGGCAACAAGAGCGAGGATCTTCTGCGGCACAACCCGGTGACGAAGAAGGTGCCGGTGCTCGTCCACGACGGCAAGCCCCTCGCGGAGTCGCTGGTCATCCTGGAGTACATCGACGAGGTGTGGAAAGAAGGATACTACCCCATCATGCCCGACGATCCCTACGAGAGGGCGCGGGTGCGGTTCTGGGCCAAATATGCAGACGATAAG TGCGCACCTGCAGTATTTCCGGTATTTTCCACAGCTGGGGAGACGCAGCAAAAAGCCCTGCATGAAGCCATAGAGAGCTTGAGGACTCTCGAGCAGGCGCTCGAGGGGAAGAAGTTCTTCGGAGGGGCGACGATCGGATACCTCGACATCGTCGTAGGGTGGTTCGCTTACTGGTTCCCCATCATCGGGGAGGTTGCGGGGGTCGACATTGTCAACGCGCGAAACCTGCCTCTGTTGAATGCATGGTTTCAGAGGTTCTTAGACAATGATGTGGTGAAGAAAACTTTGCCCCCAAGGGATAAGGTATATGAGCTCAATAGGGCTCGTCGCGAGATGTTACTCTCGGCGCAGAGTTCGTAA